A stretch of the Porifericola rhodea genome encodes the following:
- a CDS encoding pirin family protein, with protein MNRSAVIDTKALGFPWETSDPFLFCVHHEDFYPKGNKDMGPAAPLSGRNIGQDFTVKDGWRMYHGSKVPGFPAHPHVGFETVTIARRGLIDHSDSLGAAGRFGNGDVQWMTAGKGVQHAEMFPLINENGDNPLELFQIWLNLPRAKKKAEPHFAMLWNDSIPLYQHQDDSGKATSVSVIAGTLEGKQAPPPAPDSWAADPANEVAIWTIKMEANAECTLPAAQGKVNRTLYFFKGNTIKVDGQIVANYHAIQLDAEQSVKLENGSEEGHLLMLQGKPINEPVVQYGPFVTNNNAEVQQVMQEFQRTQFGGWPWPSHENVHAREKGRFAKYADGKVVEKD; from the coding sequence ATGAACAGATCAGCCGTAATAGATACTAAAGCGCTGGGCTTCCCCTGGGAGACTAGCGACCCATTTTTATTTTGTGTACACCACGAAGATTTTTACCCTAAAGGAAACAAAGATATGGGGCCGGCAGCACCACTGTCGGGCAGAAACATAGGGCAGGATTTTACAGTAAAAGATGGCTGGCGCATGTACCATGGTTCTAAGGTACCTGGCTTCCCTGCACATCCACACGTGGGTTTTGAAACGGTAACCATAGCCCGCCGTGGCCTTATTGACCACTCCGACTCGCTTGGTGCCGCTGGGCGCTTTGGCAATGGCGACGTGCAATGGATGACAGCCGGTAAGGGCGTACAACACGCTGAGATGTTCCCCTTAATTAATGAAAATGGAGATAACCCTCTTGAGCTATTTCAGATCTGGCTAAACCTTCCACGAGCTAAGAAAAAAGCTGAGCCACATTTTGCGATGCTCTGGAACGACAGTATTCCTCTCTACCAGCATCAGGACGATTCTGGCAAAGCGACTTCAGTATCTGTAATTGCAGGCACTTTAGAAGGGAAACAGGCCCCTCCACCCGCTCCCGATTCATGGGCCGCCGATCCTGCAAATGAGGTAGCCATCTGGACTATAAAAATGGAAGCTAATGCTGAGTGTACGCTGCCAGCGGCACAAGGAAAGGTAAACCGAACTTTGTATTTCTTTAAAGGGAATACCATAAAGGTAGATGGACAGATTGTAGCTAACTACCATGCTATTCAGTTAGACGCCGAGCAGTCTGTCAAATTGGAAAATGGCAGTGAAGAAGGACATCTATTAATGCTACAGGGTAAGCCCATAAATGAGCCGGTAGTACAGTACGGACCTTTTGTAACTAACAATAATGCTGAGGTACAGCAGGTAATGCAGGAATTTCAGCGAACACAGTTTGGCGGCTGGCCCTGGCCTTCTCACGAAAATGTGCACGCCCGCGAAAAAGGCAGGTTTGCCAAGTATGCCGATGGTAAGGTAGTAGAGAAAGACTAG
- a CDS encoding WD40/YVTN/BNR-like repeat-containing protein: MVRILQIAFLSLLFSFHLQAQHYNPHYFKNLNIRNVGPANMSGRITAIDVATNNVKTIYLGAASGGVWKSENGGTAWTSIFDDQPTVNIGAIAIQPDNSEVVWVGTGEGNPRNSMNLGQGIFKSLDAGKSWQFMGLEKTKTIHRIIVDPTDGNTIYVGAMGDPFTPNEHRGVYKSTDGGKSWKKILYTNDQSGVADMVMDPHNPNKIFVAMYEHRRTPYSFTSGGPGSGLFLSLDGGENWQKLDESNGLPSGELGRIGIAIARSNTNRIYAKVEAKKNALYRSNDGGQQWEMINDNPRFTNNRPFYFQDLAVDPYDEDRLYNIYQPLSVSYDGGLSFDPTPMIPADETKGIHADFHAFWVDPDDPSFFIIGGDGGIGITHDKGKSWYFPETIPVAQFYQINVDNDMPYNVYGGMQDNGNWSGPAYVWKRGGIRTLYWQYLVGGDGFYISPDSANSRFGYGTAQNGDLFRYDKLTGYYQSIKPQHPELKTRLRFNWNAGFARDPWNQNAAYYGSQFVHKTTDKGANWKIISPDLSNNNPEQQKQDYGGLTIDASGAEFYNSILTIAPSPLDSNVIWVGTDDGNIQLTRDGGQNWQSLSANVKGMPEEAWVARIKASTYDAATAWMVVNQYRKGDYAPYLFRTQNYGKSWERMVDENDVKGYALAVIQDPVEPNLVFLGTENGLWISMDEGESWQQFTNGFPSVSTMDLAIQQRESALIVGTFGRAIWVLDDLLSLREAASGRLNSKKFSALPINDAVQVKGLFIAPPGNIWTGFHTTFEGENRPFQQTLIPFYINEKQIDADDVVFAEVLNAKGERIQKLHTDKLEPGLNYLRWKLDEEAAVLPGAYVSEESRGIPVLPGSYRIVLQYGEQKDTTEVEVIPDPRFDYQAEVDAAHYQILKRLNQSTIQLSTALQKLAQSETTVERIRGQLLEIGYAENHQLLQQSEKVKQNLITLNEQAKGKRPNKQLGAWQSFETTAYSSVSDAQYALKGRLHKPSLQDQALVAQAEKLVQSLQQQVDQFYAQEWKAFREAIENAQITWFEHKQ; the protein is encoded by the coding sequence ATGGTACGAATTTTACAAATTGCCTTTCTAAGCCTTCTCTTTAGTTTTCACTTACAAGCTCAACATTACAATCCTCATTACTTTAAAAACCTGAACATAAGAAATGTAGGCCCTGCTAATATGAGTGGACGTATTACAGCTATAGATGTTGCAACAAATAATGTTAAAACAATTTATTTGGGAGCAGCCTCAGGTGGCGTATGGAAATCTGAAAACGGAGGCACTGCCTGGACGAGTATCTTTGATGATCAGCCTACTGTTAATATTGGAGCCATAGCAATACAACCCGATAACTCTGAAGTGGTATGGGTAGGTACGGGTGAAGGTAATCCGCGAAACTCAATGAACCTGGGGCAGGGAATTTTTAAAAGTCTGGACGCAGGTAAAAGCTGGCAGTTTATGGGGCTGGAGAAAACCAAAACCATACACCGTATCATCGTTGACCCTACCGATGGCAACACCATTTATGTAGGGGCTATGGGCGACCCTTTTACACCAAATGAACACAGAGGGGTGTATAAAAGTACTGATGGTGGTAAAAGCTGGAAGAAAATTTTGTATACCAACGATCAGTCTGGGGTGGCAGATATGGTAATGGACCCGCATAATCCTAACAAAATTTTTGTGGCTATGTATGAGCATCGTCGCACACCCTACAGCTTTACCTCAGGGGGGCCAGGCTCTGGCCTGTTTCTCAGTCTTGATGGTGGAGAAAACTGGCAGAAACTAGACGAAAGTAATGGGCTACCCTCAGGCGAATTAGGGCGGATAGGAATAGCTATTGCCAGAAGCAATACAAATAGAATATATGCCAAGGTAGAGGCAAAAAAGAACGCCCTCTATCGCAGCAATGATGGCGGTCAGCAGTGGGAAATGATCAACGATAATCCACGCTTTACCAATAATCGCCCCTTTTATTTTCAGGATCTGGCAGTAGATCCGTATGACGAAGATAGGCTGTACAATATCTATCAGCCTTTGAGTGTGAGCTACGATGGCGGACTAAGCTTTGATCCTACTCCTATGATACCCGCAGATGAGACCAAGGGTATACATGCTGATTTTCATGCTTTTTGGGTAGACCCGGATGACCCTTCTTTTTTTATTATTGGTGGGGATGGAGGTATAGGCATTACCCACGATAAAGGGAAGAGTTGGTACTTTCCTGAAACTATCCCGGTAGCACAATTTTACCAGATTAATGTAGATAATGATATGCCCTACAATGTGTATGGAGGCATGCAGGATAATGGCAACTGGTCAGGGCCAGCTTATGTATGGAAGAGAGGAGGTATACGAACCCTGTACTGGCAATATCTGGTTGGGGGCGATGGATTCTATATTTCGCCTGACTCTGCCAACTCCCGCTTTGGCTATGGTACTGCACAAAACGGAGATCTGTTTCGTTACGACAAACTGACCGGCTATTATCAAAGCATAAAACCACAACATCCAGAGCTTAAAACCCGCTTGCGGTTTAACTGGAATGCGGGTTTTGCCCGAGATCCGTGGAACCAGAATGCTGCCTATTATGGCAGCCAGTTTGTACACAAAACAACCGACAAAGGGGCCAACTGGAAAATAATCTCACCTGACCTTAGTAATAACAATCCTGAGCAACAAAAACAGGATTATGGCGGACTGACAATAGACGCTTCTGGAGCGGAGTTTTATAATTCTATACTGACTATAGCTCCCAGCCCGCTAGATAGTAATGTGATTTGGGTAGGCACAGACGACGGAAACATACAACTCACCAGAGATGGGGGGCAAAACTGGCAGAGCCTGAGCGCAAACGTAAAAGGAATGCCCGAAGAGGCTTGGGTCGCACGAATTAAGGCATCTACCTATGATGCGGCTACGGCCTGGATGGTGGTGAATCAATACCGTAAAGGTGACTATGCCCCCTACCTCTTCCGTACACAAAACTATGGTAAAAGCTGGGAGCGTATGGTAGATGAAAACGATGTTAAAGGCTATGCCTTAGCCGTAATTCAGGATCCTGTAGAGCCCAATTTGGTATTTCTAGGTACAGAAAACGGTCTTTGGATAAGCATGGATGAAGGAGAGTCGTGGCAACAATTTACCAATGGTTTCCCTTCTGTCTCTACTATGGACCTGGCCATTCAGCAAAGAGAGTCAGCGCTAATAGTTGGTACATTTGGCAGAGCCATATGGGTGCTTGATGATCTGCTAAGCCTGAGAGAGGCGGCTTCCGGTCGGCTAAACAGTAAGAAGTTTTCTGCTTTGCCCATCAATGATGCAGTGCAGGTAAAAGGCTTGTTTATTGCTCCTCCAGGAAATATCTGGACAGGATTTCACACTACCTTTGAAGGCGAGAATCGCCCTTTTCAGCAAACGCTTATCCCTTTTTACATCAACGAGAAGCAAATTGATGCGGATGATGTAGTATTCGCCGAAGTCTTGAATGCGAAAGGAGAAAGGATTCAGAAGTTACATACTGATAAGCTAGAACCCGGCCTTAATTATTTGCGCTGGAAGCTTGACGAAGAGGCCGCTGTATTGCCCGGAGCCTATGTCTCTGAAGAGAGCCGAGGTATACCAGTATTGCCGGGTTCTTATCGTATAGTGCTGCAATATGGCGAGCAAAAAGATACTACTGAAGTTGAAGTAATACCTGACCCCAGGTTTGATTACCAGGCTGAGGTAGATGCTGCCCATTATCAAATTTTAAAAAGACTAAACCAAAGTACGATTCAGCTTAGTACTGCATTGCAAAAATTAGCACAGAGCGAGACAACCGTAGAACGAATAAGAGGGCAACTCCTGGAAATAGGGTACGCAGAAAATCATCAACTACTACAACAGTCTGAAAAAGTAAAGCAAAACCTGATAACCTTAAATGAGCAAGCCAAAGGTAAGCGGCCCAATAAACAGTTAGGCGCCTGGCAGTCGTTTGAAACTACGGCATACTCCAGCGTGTCAGATGCACAATACGCGTTAAAAGGGAGGTTGCATAAGCCCTCTTTGCAGGATCAAGCTCTGGTCGCTCAAGCTGAAAAGCTGGTACAAAGCTTACAGCAACAGGTAGATCAGTTCTACGCCCAGGAGTGGAAGGCCTTTCGCGAAGCCATAGAAAATGCTCAAATTACTTGGTTTGAGCATAAACAGTAA